The DNA region ATCGTCGTTTGAAAAACGAGtgtgaacaaaaaaacaaacactctCTACGGAGCGAGTGCGCACGAAATTACAGCTTTGTCGGAATTTATGAGCGAAATTTGTCGCGTCACAAAGTGTCAAGCTGCCATAATGGCGGCCACCGGTGGCGCCGCCATAAAAGTTTGATCTGTTTGTAAtgttttgttcgtttttttttcttctctattTGCAGATTATGGACCTTTCTGAACCGGAAGAGTTGAGGAAGCGGTTCCGCGTGCGTGCAGCTCATTCGATGAGCGAAGCGTGAGTGTCGCGTGAGCGCGCGGTCACTCACCAGTGAGTGAGTAGTTTTACGAATTGTGGTGGCCCAAAATTGCGAGTCTGGGGGTGCACGTTTGGGTGCAAGCGGAAAACGATGAAGAAGATAATTGACATGCGTCACTGTAGATCTACGAAGAAGTTCAAGCTAATATTGCTGATCCGAGCCAACCGCTACCGAGAGGCGCCCTAAGCTTTGGGCGGACGTGTCTTTGTGTCacgcgagtgtgtgtgtgtgtcggatTTTGTGTCAAACTCGCCCCCGGGGGGAATTTCGCGGCGGTTGGTGCCCTAGGGACCTCTAGGCAGCGACCCATCCAAGCGGAGCAAAGCCGGACGCCATGTACTTGCGCAAATGGAGTCCGATTAAATATCTGATGTACTTATGGCTAGCAATTCTAGTGTGGATATTCTGTCGGTGTGAGAGCGTCGCCACGATGCACCTGGCGCCAGTTGGAgttagtagcagcagcagcagtagcagcggCGGCAGTAGCTTAAGTAGTAGTACTAGCGTTAGTAGTGGCAGCAGCAGTAGTAGGAATAGTATAGCGGAGCAGCTGTTTGCCAATGGGATGCACTATCGGGGCAGCGGTTCCACCAGTCCGTACCAGTGGCGCCCGTCGGAAGTGACCACTCAACGGTCGGCTACATTTACCAAAACCCTTGATCGCCGGTGGACGCCGACGCCACCAGCTCAAGTGGCCAGCAGTTCCTTCTCGTCATCTTCCTACTCCTCTTCCTCCAGCTATCACCATCCTATTAATTACGCTAATCGTGTGCTCGTAGAGAATGCCAATAAGCAGCTGATAAGCCATGGGCGCCCCTTGAAGGATCAGCTAGCAGCTAGCAGCCTAAGTCAGTCATCCACTAGCGACAACCATAGTAGTAGTATTATTAGCACCAGTAGTAGTATTAACGTCGAAGCTGTCCAAGCCGAGCAGCGATTGCAGCACCAATGGCGGCTCCGGATGAGTCAGAAACGAGCCCGACGGCTTGCCCACCGGACTCAACTGGCCAACCGCAACCGGCGGGACTCGGTCCGACCGTTGCCAACCTCCGGCAGTCAGCAGCAGGCGCCCAGCCGGCGTCCTCCCAACCAACAGGGACCCACGGCGAACCTGCCGGCCAACGGGCGGCGCTACTGTTCCGCCCGTGATCCTGCCACGCTGGCCTTTGACGCCCCGATCGTGTTCGAGGGCAAGGTCAAGTCGATGAGCAGCGACCGGAGGGCCAACTTTTCCGTCACCTTCGAGCTGGTGGCGGTCCACAAAAAGTACACCAAGTTCTACCTGCCCAGCAACGTGCGGCTCCAGTTCTCGTACCGGAACAACTCCGAGTGCGACATCTACCGGGAGACGTACCGCGAGCGGGGCATTGTCCGCGAAGAGCTCGAACAGGGCAAGGTGTACTTTCTGTTCGTGAAGCAGATCGACGTCGGCAACTTTACCATCCTCGGGCAGCCGATCCGCAAGACCAGACGTACCACGAACGGGGTGCTCGAGGGGGTGAGCGAAAAGTATGGTGAGTACAAACAATATATTTTGTGAAGGGGGGTTTGACGAAAACTTGGACGAAACTTAACGGTTCTAGACTAACCTGACGACTCCAAACTCCGTTTGAAGACGGTTTAGCGCATCATAGTGCAATCCTAGACCAACAAGCTATTCCTGGACGGAGTCATTCCACCGGCCCAAAAATAGAACACCGTACTCTGGAGCCAAGGGCCCTCCCCGAAATGTCCCCATGTGGTTAATCACCTTCGGTGAATCATCATCTTGACGTgtccgtgctatcttgtcgcacgtagcCTTTTGATGTTTCGAGAAAACGTGTGCTAATTAGGTTTTccgccgtgacgtcatttgacagctcgcgtgcactgtttacatggtcttcgtcgattttCGACGAATTTTtccgaacaaaatcgacgatGACATCGAACTCTgctaatgtaaataaaaatatcaaacacgTTTTGATTAGCTGACCATTGTGCGCGTTGTCCCgatattttggtaaatttggtttccAAAGTGGCTACATTGCATGAAGTTTTGAGAGTTTATTTGAACAACTTAGGTTCGATCTCGAATTGTCTAGTTTTCCAATTACCAATAGGTAATGCAAGAGGTAATGCATCGAATTCTGTAAAAAATGGCGTCGTCTCCAACTCGTTTTAGTCCAAAATGCACATGCGGCAATACATCAAGCAGACGACGATCTACCGTGCTAAGTTAAACGCGGGGTTCGCCTCTCTAGCTTCGTCGCTAACTAGGCTAAATTTCACTGCCGTTGCTGGCAAATCTCGGCCATCTGCCTGGTGACAGTGCAGCGCACACGGTTCGTTCCTCCGGACAAAGTCAACGCCGCCGAGCTTGCACAGCTAAGCCAattattgtgtgtgtgtgtgtgaatgctTCCAACTCGATCGATTCAATTACACAGATGATCGATTCAGTGCAACGCAGCGAACAGTCAAAGTCTTTCCGGTCTGTGAAGCATGgtttacgtgtttttttttttgctgccgaaAAAAACCTCGAACGAATAAATCACCAAACGGACGACGCGTGTTGGCAATGATTCGGCGGTTATGTTTATTTGGCAATGTCACATGACGATTGATCCGCACCGTGTGCCGCGTCGATCGGTTCGTACAGGTCTGTCAACGGTGACATTGGGCGGTGAGctgtttgaaaacattgatttcaTGCGAAGTTATATGGTGTGGTCGCCATTATGGCATGTTTTATGGCAAGAGTGACAGTTAAAGTAGATTGAAAATTCGCTGTTTGATTTTGAGAAGAATTTGAAGATCTTCAAACTTCTTTAGAATCTAAAATATAGCTGATCGGTTCACGTAACGCACTCTGCAGTTACCGAAACAATCTGTTGACGGACTTTCGTCACTCTCGTCCCCATGTTTCCATTACCACCTACGTCTTGTTGGCCGAATTGTTGGCGGTTCCTTCCCATAAACCGACAACTCTCAGCAGGTTATCAACCGCGCCACAGCTCAAACCCGCTGGTTAGAAGCCGGCGTCAACGGACGTCATCGCTGACGTTTACCGGATCAGGCGGGGTGGGAGTTCATGTTCACTTTAGTTTATGCATAATAGGGCGATGCACACGTCTTCGGCGGTGCACAGCAAAAGTCAAGAACATCAATCGCAAGAAGCGACCACAAATGGCGAGCGTTGAGTGAGCAATACAAGGCGCCAGAAGGGTTCGCTTGAACTTTAGCGGAAGACTATTTtctctttttgaaaaagtgtagGTGCTGTGATGATGAACTGTTGCTGATTGATTGTCGAAAAGTTTATGGCGTCTGGTCAATGGAGAGGTTgtgtagtttaaaaaaaatgctgataagttTCCAAAAGAGTTAcatgtaacatttttaaaccaactagccaccaccaagttttattaaggttttatggtagcatcttgattgcttagtaGCTTTATTtcggcattcaccgcaaccaataagcaaaagctacacagctaaaaaaatagtaattcagctgcgtgtaaaaaacctgggtgtaaaataaatattgcattattttatgcaattttatttgattttacaccctgaaatatgtagccgatcagaatgggaaacctacttgaccgaaatgtcaagcttatAAATGCGTTTATCTTTACAGATCTTCATCGATCTCATGGCCGAGTAGGcaaaggcgccagtccttacttttggtgctgggtttgaatctcgtcggttgcaactttttttttgtgtttgcaaaaatgcaGTGCAGTACATGCAGTgtttaatattaagtgtttattttaacgaaggtgatgtgcatgctttggtatgcgattttaccatcggattttttgctgtgtaactaTTAGGTTAtaacaaggttttatgcctcggtcataaaaccttttgaaaatgaaaGCCGACTAGCTGCCGTGCCAAATGGTTTTATCGCatggtgttgtagctgtcattTGCCATTCGGCATgcaaaaagctcacttaaaaccataagctcgttaaaaagcatttaacgcacacatttatgctgaatttcgaAAATAATTAGCATAGCGATAgaagattaaaattaatttgtaatttttgtcaaaagAATTGAAGTCGATTATTTTTTgcatcaaaaactaaaattacaaaagaattatttttgataaagcgAGTTGATTGGCTCTATCTCTaatatttatcatcgccatttttgcaaaccatcaccattatatcaagacgaagacttatatATTGCCAAAATAAATCCTATTTGACATAaaacgtttgaagacgtatgaaacgttattttcaataactcctgactaggttttaacaaaggttttatgtGGGTTCTGTcgataggccgtaacaaccttttgcagaggtccttttgggttttaagtggggtttaaCGGGGCTCTGGGGAGCTTGTTAAGACTAAATAGTTTTAATGTTAGTTTTGCCGGATAGGTTCTATCGCGGTTGTAACAACTATGATAAAGATTTAAATGTTACTTGGGGCATTCCCTGAATTGGTAGATCTTTGAGATATTATCGTtattcgggatttcctgaagaTCTAATAAAAGTAAGACCTAGATATCACCGCTGATGAAGTCCCGTGTGGGCTGATTGAAGGCGTCTGAGCGCGGTCTAATTGCAAACGCAGACATTGCGTTCCCTGTCCCTGGATGTCTCGGGTGTGTTTGTCATTGGTGCATCCATCAGACGCGAGATGCGCCACATTTGATAGCTCAACACTCGATCGATCACGACGCTGATCGTCAACGCGATCGCCGGAGTGAGTTTATCGAAAAACCAGATTTTTCGCACAATTTTTTGCGCGGGGTTGAGCACTTGGGTGAACTTCGTTGGAGGTGAGCGTTAGGGTGGTCAACAATAATCACAAATTCTTATCTCAACATTGTTCAACGATTTGTCTCTGCAATAAATTCGATGTCGTATGCCTGGCCCTTTCAAAGAGTTGATCCTGTATTGTGCTGTATTCTTGACCACCCTAGCACTAACAAACCAACTCAATGAATGAGACCGCCCATTCAAGGTCGCCACGAGATGCTGGGACCGTTGCTAAAATATTATCGTCATCGGCTACGCAAACTTCGGACGGTGGTGGGTATTGGCGGACGGGGGTCATTTCCGGCGTGGCCAACTACGCCCTCGCCACATGTCAAACGGTTGGCGCCGCCGCGTTGCGTAGGccattcattgatatttttcgCACACTGACCGCGCACTATATCGCGGTTTCAAAGGCCTCTGGTTGTGGTGTATCGCGTGATGGCGTTCGGCGGGGCCGACGTCAACGCCGACTGACGGGTTCGTATACGTCAGCGGGACCGGGAGTAAACAATAGCGACCCGGGAAACGTGCTGTGGGTTAGATTGGTGCCAATCTTGGTTTTACCCCCACACCACACTCACAGGACATTGTCGGATGACCAGAACCAGACGCGCTCCTCCAAAAATTTCCCGCGTACGAGAAAGAGACGGACCCGTTTGGAGGCAGCTATCAACGCAACGCTGCTCAAACTGACATCGGCCAGGCTAATGGTGCTTAGGGTATACGGTTACATGTTTATTAGTAAGTTATTAGGAAGAGTCAATATTTATTCTAATAACAACCATTACTCACACGCGCGTTACCCGGGAGGGCTTGGCCAGGGGCGCGGGAACAGGCGGGACAGATTTTCCGACGAGAGCAGCGTCAACCAAGCAGACCAAGTCGTCGTCTCATCGCTGGCGATGACATGCAGACTTGGAATAAGACGAGGGGATCCCGAAATTTCGGTTGAAGACACACTTTAGTGCGCGGGATCGATCTCGCCTTCCCGCTTCAACGTTCAGCTCTATGTATTTATTGGGTGCGGGATTGTGTTTTTAAGAGTGAGTGTTTATGTGGGTGGTTAGATGTGGGAGCAGCACGGGGAAGGGTGTGAAAAGAGATTGtctaataaatcaaaaatagacACACGTACTCGTCCATCTGGACCCGGGTTTGTATAATTGGTTCTGAGATTTTCGGGTTTCCCCAGTCTGGtaggattttttgaagaaaaaaatgttctcgCTTATGAGGATACATGCGTTGTTAGCGTTGTTTTGagatttaaaataacaaaaactgaatTAGGTTTTTATGATTTGTTAAAGTGAAATCGTCCACAAAAAATTAAAGGAAAATCGataacacggaaaaaaatcaattctcgaaatcgtgaattaaattcacgattgcgagaaccacgaaggaatatattagaggtgggcaaaaaaagagcgagccgctcaaagagccggttcattaaaaagagcgaacgaaccatggcttacaaaaaaaaagaaccgcggttcttttttaaactccggtcttttgaaagaatcgttccaaaatggtccaagttttaaaattaacttgttagaaatataatttatagaatttgtaacaaatttgtatttgtaaaatttgtttttgaaaattgaaaatacaatttcaaatatttcaatgatttgtaaaatttgtttttgagaattgaaaatacaatttcaaatatttgaatgattaaaaaaagtacttttcaagtactttaaaattaaaacggtATGTTAATGAGGAGCTATTTTCAGagctgaatcgtcatatttcATTGGGGAGCCTATAGCAACTATCTCATCAACATATATTGAAAGACTCTCAATAGCATTGATGTCAATCTTTGAACACGACTTAAAAGTTTTCAAGCATATATAATCAGTTTcctgctgttttttttattccaaaagtgtatgaatttttaaaacaaaacgaaaaaacttttaattgtaTTCATCGTACATCAAAGTATtacccgaatacaaatttgagcatttaaatTTGCTTAACTTGTAAGTTATTATCAATAATCTACTAAATAGCTTATAGATTTAGCAAAAAATAATTCCTCCTGCCCGAATAAACTTCAGCGTTTATGAACATTGTCGATCAAATcggaatgtagaaaagagttaacagaatattttcttttaataaaatatcagcattagtttaATGTTCGCAGAAATaaacgccattttaaaattaaaagcaatTTCTTCAAAGTCCTAGATTTAAGTTCGGATGCAATTCAATCATTCAAACGTTAAGGTTCAagtagaaattttgacataGAAATCGCCAAGACCTGTGATTTTTGCAGGGCatcttttcatttttagtaattttttaaaataatttatataaatCCAATGTGAAATAGCTTTTAAAAATCACATCATTCTTAAAAAATGTCCTTTTTTATCTATATtgtgaaaaagagcgaaagagccgttcgaaagagcggctctttttaaagagcgaacaaaaatgagcggctcctaaaaaagagcgattttgcccacctctagaatatatgcacgtttatggtgcaaatgcaccatattcaagaataaattccttcgtggttctcacattcgttaacttaattcacgattacgagaattgattttttttttttctgtgtagaccgattctttcgtgacgggacaacctTGTACATAtatgtttaaagttttttgctgataactttaaaatgtGTGGGAAAAGGTACcaatttatacaaatttggaaagtacattaaatttccaataagattcACGCcagcaaacattttaaaacacaaagtttgagtcaagtgAGCTACAAATGTAGCGTAAAGGGACAATATCGAACAAATGGAtcgttttgatttttatacacAAAAGAAAAGAACTCTGCTTTCCTagtaagttttaaaaaaaaaaaacttttttctacagttgtttctaaaatgaaaaacgaTGATTTTGCTTCCTGGATCACccaatttcgtcaaattttgttgatttgacaggtaacgtcatgattcgaattcccggacgcttcgaaacccggacacttcatcttgttttattaattatttggatatgagttcgcattatgaatgtcaaaactgtgttatttgatcaattctaacatcaactttcatttaaagtttgtttgaacgctgtagttaatgccaaaacattacatacaataaaatttagtttaatggaaacatttcacttgaaatatttcataggcgttcgaagccgaaggcaaagcagaaatttatggtttcgatttcttaaattctcgcaaatttttatataaactatcgattgttttgatgttaacagcttgttGAGACATAAAGAATGCcaatcactaacatttcagttcaaatttgtgcgatttataaaTAGTGTCTGAAGCAAGGAGATTTCGAATCAGTCAGTGTCTGAAttagcacaacaagtcattttaattttttcttatgaaaattgttagaaagacatattttgcatgcattttcttgaaactgactgtttatactacatccttatgatatttctacatttattacatgattttttgccagctataacaaaaatgatatgctactaagtgtccggatttcgaatcatgacgttacttcttttcgtgacgggacaacgcagatattttgcaaaagagggttttgctcgcgttgtcccgtcacgaaatgaagcaattgtgaaaatctctactgactaacgtcatgattcgaaatccggacacttagtagcatatcatttttgttttagctgacaaaaaatcatgtaataagttggaaatgaagaaatatcatcaggatgtagttttaacagtcagttttaagagaatgcatgcaaaatatgtcttttctaacaatttttcattagaatttgaaaattaaaatgacttgttgtgcttcgaatcccggacactgataaaagctgattcgaaatccggacagttttgcttcgaattccggacactcgtttttgctaatgaatcgtacaaatttggactgaaatgttagtttatataaaaattggctagaatttaaggaaatcgaaaccattaatttctgctttgccttcccggtgcttcgaatgcctatgaaatatttcaagtgaaatgtttcgcatttttggtaaaattattattttattgtatttaattgttttggcattaactacagcgttcaaacaaactttaaacgaaagttgatgttgaattcatcaaataacacactttcgacattcataatgcgaacttatatccaaattattaataaaacaagatgaagtgtccgggtttcgaagcgtcagGGAATTCGAATTATGACGTTAGTCAACTTTAACTAATTTGGAGTCCCTGAACCCGAATGTGAGCCATCTAGTACTCCAAGGTACTCGGGAATttgcaatccaagatggtggccaatatggcgaagctagaaaattgaattgcattccctgagtatttattatttatttgtcaACGTATTCGGCATTATGCCGTACAGACTGTTCTAAGGACTAAAGAATATTCTAGGACTTATATTCGAGTCCAGCATCcccaaattgattaaatttgacctgttcaCTGCCTGTTGcatttctgtataaaaatttccaatattctaggttcaccatcttggccgccattttAAACTTCACATGTCCCGAATTGTTTGAGGTATTTTAGAGGTCGTATCCGAGTTCAGCgatcccaaattagttaaatttgattagttgattgaacttaaaaatacaTATTAGACGCCATCTTAAATGTCTCGCTTCCTTTTGAGACTCAGGAAAATCAACAGGAAAATTTTGATTCAggagggtcgatttagtctagatcgaTCAAAAACTGGCCTATTATACGTTTTGCTTCTAGACACGAGGATTGAGCACCTTTTTTGAATTAGTGccttgaccaaaaaaaaaatagcgtgACGGGGAAACGCAAACTTGCGTCAGTCGTAACTCTGGTTCCTCTTGaacaatttttcgatttctaatcagcattttaaaggggtttttttttgagtatgaAGAGAATCCAAAACATGATGATATGATATCCAATAAGAGGGCTTATAAAAGAGTAATTTTACTATaaaattccgtttagaattaTTAAATATATGTTTAGAATAGGAACTTTGGTTTGTTTCGAATAGGAACTTTggtgtggaaatatgtttttgtgtggttcaaatagttggaaaacatggaaaattatcagaaccatccaaagttcaacttgaaaaaatgactgcacTTTTAAACGTTCCATATTTTATCATATTAATGTCCAGAATGTTTGTAAAGTTTTCaagcaaaaaacacaaaataattaagtcaaatttaatatttatgacctttttagggtttttgtaaaattgaaaaatgttgaatttgaaccaaatctgtaaaaaatacatatttcctATCAAGAATTGCGGTTTCTCATTTCCATGATCAAGCTTCAATTTGAAATGAGgccttgcattttttaaatggtaaaattaaaaagaaaaaaaatataacaaagatagTTGCAGTTGAAAATAAACTCTAGGACCAAAATTTAATCACAATCATATTGCGCACCCTGGAAGACAGCTTCGACCTCTTCTTCGAGGGGGGCAGGAAGAGGGCATATAAATAAACAGTAAATCCAAACATGCCAAATGTGGAATATCAGGTGCACGTCGTTGTCGTCGCCAATTCGACTCACCATAAAACAAACTTACCACTCTATAGGCTTAGGGGAGAGTCGTGATTTTTTCTTACAATCTGTCAAAAGTTTTTATTGCATTGTTTTACGTTTGAACTGTAACCTTGTCCCTGTTCATCTAATCATATATTGTGAAAGTTTATCTATTTCCAATCAAGTTAAGAATCTCAATGTCACATTAAGTCTCCCACCATGGACGGCTCTCCCCTACACCACGCGCGCAGTAGTTGCATACGCAGATGCAACTGTCCAGCTGGAGCCACCGCCGCGCTGTCCTAATGCAGTACAGCCGTGTGTGCAAGTCGTGGCCGCCACAAGAGAATCCGCGAGAATCCCGAATATGGACCGGACAACCGGAGAGACCCTATCATTCGCTCGAAGTTGTTTCGATTCCGCGTGTGAGTGTGtgaggctggctggctggctggccgtGGGATCCGATCATCGCTCTGAAAACTCCGTTGGAACCGGTCACAACCCGCCGCAAAACCGAACCTAACCTAACCAAACTTAGCGCGCTTGCGGGCATGCGGGGCTGGTCGGTTGGTTTGTATGGTGGCCAACTCacgtttcaaataaaatataaaaaacgcgTCGCAAATGTGTGTAGACACGCGGTGCacactttttttatatattttatttaaatttttatggccAGTTACACACTTTTGAGCAGCTTCTGCACTCTGCTTGTGTGACCCTAGATGGCGCTACAGAAAACAATGCAacgataatattttaatttatgttcgACTTATTTGTTTCCTCTCAGAATGT from Culex quinquefasciatus strain JHB chromosome 3, VPISU_Cqui_1.0_pri_paternal, whole genome shotgun sequence includes:
- the LOC6036570 gene encoding protein vein isoform X5, with the protein product MYLRKWSPIKYLMYLWLAILVWIFCRCESVATMHLAPVGVSSSSSSSSGGSSLSSSTSVSSGSSSSRNSIAEQLFANGMHYRGSGSTSPYQWRPSEVTTQRSATFTKTLDRRWTPTPPAQVASSSFSSSSYSSSSSYHHPINYANRVLVENANKQLISHGRPLKDQLAASSLSQSSTSDNHSSSIISTSSSINVEAVQAEQRLQHQWRLRMSQKRARRLAHRTQLANRNRRDSVRPLPTSGSQQQAPSRRPPNQQGPTANLPANGRRYCSARDPATLAFDAPIVFEGKVKSMSSDRRANFSVTFELVAVHKKYTKFYLPSNVRLQFSYRNNSECDIYRETYRERGIVREELEQGKVYFLFVKQIDVGNFTILGQPIRKTRRTTNGVLEGVSEKYGKRPEIYSITSNVTRQEGKRVRLVCKVRGQPPPKVTWFKDKRSINRNVTKYAQVHLKKRSELIIHSVIPSDAGEYECRAKNKYAKISNSTHVRITAKHSSTKQPTTPATPEPPYKPRPCRGPGAEHFCLNSGTCIHFEELQEWAYVPKDSRATSARTKTSTTTRRRPASTRTARTVTDTEVTPSAPTSC
- the LOC6036570 gene encoding protein vein isoform X4: MYLRKWSPIKYLMYLWLAILVWIFCRCESVATMHLAPVGVSSSSSSSSGGSSLSSSTSVSSGSSSSRNSIAEQLFANGMHYRGSGSTSPYQWRPSEVTTQRSATFTKTLDRRWTPTPPAQVASSSFSSSSYSSSSSYHHPINYANRVLVENANKQLISHGRPLKDQLAASSLSQSSTSDNHSSSIISTSSSINVEAVQAEQRLQHQWRLRMSQKRARRLAHRTQLANRNRRDSVRPLPTSGSQQQAPSRRPPNQQGPTANLPANGRRYCSARDPATLAFDAPIVFEGKVKSMSSDRRANFSVTFELVAVHKKYTKFYLPSNVRLQFSYRNNSECDIYRETYRERGIVREELEQGKVYFLFVKQIDVGNFTILGQPIRKTRRTTNGVLEGVSEKYGKRPEIYSITSNVTRQEGKRVRLVCKVRGQPPPKVTWFKDKRSINRNVTKYAQVHLKKRSELIIHSVIPSDAGEYECRAKNKYAKISNSTHVRITAKHSSTKQPTTPATPEPPYKPRPCRGPGAEHFCLNSGTCIHFEELQEWACTCPKGFSGNKCENKDIDYHPTTSSKHQDCSYGYGYGGHPECADFLLMDSPAVAASLPVVPPLYDYDDDADI
- the LOC6036570 gene encoding protein vein isoform X2, with amino-acid sequence MYLRKWSPIKYLMYLWLAILVWIFCRCESVATMHLAPVGVSSSSSSSSGGSSLSSSTSVSSGSSSSRNSIAEQLFANGMHYRGSGSTSPYQWRPSEVTTQRSATFTKTLDRRWTPTPPAQVASSSFSSSSYSSSSSYHHPINYANRVLVENANKQLISHGRPLKDQLAASSLSQSSTSDNHSSSIISTSSSINVEAVQAEQRLQHQWRLRMSQKRARRLAHRTQLANRNRRDSVRPLPTSGSQQQAPSRRPPNQQGPTANLPANGRRYCSARDPATLAFDAPIVFEGKVKSMSSDRRANFSVTFELVAVHKKYTKFYLPSNVRLQFSYRNNSECDIYRETYRERGIVREELEQGKVYFLFVKQIDVGNFTILGQPIRKTRRTTNGVLEGVSEKYGKRPEIYSITSNVTRQEGKRVRLVCKVRGQPPPKVTWFKDKRSINRNVTKYAQVHLKKRSELIIHSVIPSDAGEYECRAKNKYAKISNSTHVRITAKHSSTKQPTTPATPEPPYKPRPCRGPGAEHFCLNSGTCIHFEELQEWACTCPKGFSGNKCENKDIDYHPTTSSKHQDCSYGYGYGVVRWNRKRTPNWKREICNPPPCGDALTALDASTYSPFFFGPPPRSHRVTPSAPTSC
- the LOC6036570 gene encoding protein vein isoform X3; translation: MYLRKWSPIKYLMYLWLAILVWIFCRCESVATMHLAPVGVSSSSSSSSGGSSLSSSTSVSSGSSSSRNSIAEQLFANGMHYRGSGSTSPYQWRPSEVTTQRSATFTKTLDRRWTPTPPAQVASSSFSSSSYSSSSSYHHPINYANRVLVENANKQLISHGRPLKDQLAASSLSQSSTSDNHSSSIISTSSSINVEAVQAEQRLQHQWRLRMSQKRARRLAHRTQLANRNRRDSVRPLPTSGSQQQAPSRRPPNQQGPTANLPANGRRYCSARDPATLAFDAPIVFEGKVKSMSSDRRANFSVTFELVAVHKKYTKFYLPSNVRLQFSYRNNSECDIYRETYRERGIVREELEQGKVYFLFVKQIDVGNFTILGQPIRKTRRTTNGVLEGVSEKYGKRPEIYSITSNVTRQEGKRVRLVCKVRGQPPPKVTWFKDKRSINRNVTKYAQVHLKKRSELIIHSVIPSDAGEYECRAKNKYAKISNSTHVRITAKHSSTKQPTTPATPEPPYKPRPCRGPGAEHFCLNSGTCIHFEELQEWAYVPKDSRATSARTKTSTTTRRRPASTRTARTVTDTEHPDGQDLLRRRIRRTPVCVTVEIAKPRRRRRRYPEEPDV
- the LOC6036570 gene encoding protein vein isoform X1 codes for the protein MYLRKWSPIKYLMYLWLAILVWIFCRCESVATMHLAPVGVSSSSSSSSGGSSLSSSTSVSSGSSSSRNSIAEQLFANGMHYRGSGSTSPYQWRPSEVTTQRSATFTKTLDRRWTPTPPAQVASSSFSSSSYSSSSSYHHPINYANRVLVENANKQLISHGRPLKDQLAASSLSQSSTSDNHSSSIISTSSSINVEAVQAEQRLQHQWRLRMSQKRARRLAHRTQLANRNRRDSVRPLPTSGSQQQAPSRRPPNQQGPTANLPANGRRYCSARDPATLAFDAPIVFEGKVKSMSSDRRANFSVTFELVAVHKKYTKFYLPSNVRLQFSYRNNSECDIYRETYRERGIVREELEQGKVYFLFVKQIDVGNFTILGQPIRKTRRTTNGVLEGVSEKYGKRPEIYSITSNVTRQEGKRVRLVCKVRGQPPPKVTWFKDKRSINRNVTKYAQVHLKKRSELIIHSVIPSDAGEYECRAKNKYAKISNSTHVRITAKHSSTKQPTTPATPEPPYKPRPCRGPGAEHFCLNSGTCIHFEELQEWACTCPKGFSGNKCENKDIDYHPTTSSKHQDCSYGYGYGVVRWNRKRTPNWKREICNPPPCGDALTALDASTYSPFFFGPPPRSHRHPDGQDLLRRRIRRTPVCVTVEIAKPRRRRRRYPEEPDV